GGTGGGCCAGGGATAGCGGTTGAGGAAGCGGGAAAGAGCAGAGGGGGATTTGGTCCTGCTGTGCTGGGGCCTGGCTTTGCCGTGGCCGGTGAGAAGGAGGAGAAGAAGCGCTTTGAGGGATTCGCGGAGGTGGGGGGTTGGCAGGAGGGCCAGGAGGGTTCAGAGTAGAGAATGGGCCGTTTGGGTCATGGCACCCTTCATCCGAAGGGAACCCGGCGGCCCTTTTCAAGTGGTCCCCTGGCGCATGGGTATGCGGGGGGTGGATAAGTGCAAGTTTTGAGCAAACCAACCCCCCACCGTTTTTTACCCCTCGCCCCGCTTTACCCCCCTTTCCTTGCCAAGTGGTAAACTTGGGGGGATATGGTGGGAAGCGCAAGGCAGCGGGCAGGGGAGGCCATTGCTCGGCGGCGGCGGGAGCCGGGGCTGACCTTGGGCGAGGTGGCGCAGGAGCTGGGGGCTTCCGACGGGTACGTGTGGAAGCTGGAGAGGGGATTGGTCAACCTGGAGAATGTATCCTACGGGCGGCTCACAGCCCTGATGCGGGCCTTGCGCTGGACCCCGGAGGAGTTCACCCGGGCCACGGGGGTGGTGGTCCCCGGGCTTACCGTGGAGGAAACGCCGGGGGCTCCACCGGTGCCCCTGTTGAAGGTGCCCGTGTGGGGCAGGGAGGACTACTTGGTCCTGGGGCTGCCCGGGGTGGAGGTGGACCCCAGGGATCTGCGGGCTTTGGAGCACGGAGGCGGGTTTCTGGTGTACCGGGAGGGGGAGGAGCCGAACCCTGGGGAGCTGGTGGTGGTGATGGTCCGGAAGGGTGAGGCTTCGCCCTACCCAGCACGGTTCCTCGGCCTCACTCCCCGAAGGAGCTACGTGGTGGAAACCCTGGGATGCCCCAAGGACCAACGCACCCTGGAAAAGGGGGATTTTGTCCTCCACCGGGTGGTGGGGGAGGTGCGGGTGTGGGGGTGAAGGGTGCCCAGGCTAAGCCGCTTCTACGGCATTGCCGTGGCCATGTTCTACGACGACCATCCCCCGCCCCATTTCCACGCCCGGTATGGGGATCACGAGGCCCTGATCGGCATTGTGGACCTGCGGGTTCTGGCGGGCTCGTTGCCGCCCAAAGCCATGGCCCTGGTGGTGGAATGGGCCCTCTTGCACCAGGGGGAACTCATGGACAACTGGCACCGGGCCCGGCGGCGGGAGCCCCTGGTGCCCATCCCGCCTCTGGTGTAGGGTGGAGGGGAGGATGCGCCTGGTGCGGATCGTGAAGGTAAAGCCCCTGGGGGACTATCGGCTTCTCCTGGGTTTTGACGATGGCACGGAGGGGGAGGTGGCCTTCTCCCCGGGGGAGTTCACGGGGGTGCTGGAGCCCCTGCGGGACCCCGCTTTCTTCGCCCAGGCCCACCCCGACCCCGAGTTCGGGTCCCTGGCCTGGCCGGGGGAGATCGAGCTTGACCCCCTGGTGGTCTACGAACGGGCCACGGGGCGGAAGGTGGTGGGATAGGCGGTTCCTCTAGGAACCCCGGTTCCACTTTGGGAGAAGCCGGGGACAGGGGGGATTTCCTGAAGACCCCGGTGTTTCGTGATCAAGGGGCAGGGTCTTGCCCTTGGCCCTCATCGTTGACTCAAAACTTGCACCTCCCGAATACCCTGCATAAACACCCCCTTCCCCCCGCAGGCGGGGGCCAAAGACCCAAAGCTCCCAGCTCGGCCATGAGGACCCGCAAGACCACCTCCCGCAGAAGCAGGCGCGCCGCCTCCCGCCAAGAAAGACCTCCCCCGTCTGGAGCTAGCCTCACCCAGTGGGCCAGCAGGTAAGCCAGGAAGGACAACCCCAGAACCCGATGCGCCCCCACGGCCGTCCGCTGCCCAAAACGCCCCAGGGAAAACTCCCCCTTCATGGTCCGCAAAAAGTGCTCGATGGTAAACCGCCGCCGCCCCCACACCAGCACAGTCCGTGGCCCCGCGGGAAAGGTGGCCACCACGTACCGCCACTCCCACCCTCCCCCGGGTAAGGGATAGCGGTACCTGCTCACCCACACGGGAAAGGGAAGTCCCCGCAGGTGCACCCGGCTCCCCTGCCGTCTGAGCCCAAAGAGGGGAAGCCCCTCCCCCGTCTTCTTTGGGGCCCCCACCCCAAATGAACTCCCGGTCCCGCCGCATCCCCACCACCGCTTCCAGACCCAACCCCCGCACCCCCACAAGAAACCGGGCGGTGCCGAAGGCAGCATCGGCGGCCACCCGGAGGCGGAAGGCCCTCCTCATCCAGACGGGCAGGGAGGCCAGAAGACGCAGGGCCAGGAGGGAAAGGGCCTTCTCCTCCTTCCCCCGCCACACCCGGTAGGCCCAGGGGATGCGCAGCTCTCCCAGGACCAGATAGAGCACCACCAGGTGGAGCCCCCACTTGCCGTGGAAAAAGGAGAGGGGCAAGGNGGAGAGGGGCAAGGCGGGGAAGAGGCCCCGCTTCTCCAGGGTGACCAGGTCCAGGACCACCAGGAGCCTGGGCTTGGGCCCCCGCCTGGGCCTGGCCCGGTGCAGGGCCTCTTGGGCTTCTTGACGGGCCAGGCGGATGAGGGTGCGGGTGGGCCAGGGATAGCGGTTGAGGAAGCGGGAAAGAGCAGTTGCTTTGCCCGTAGGGCAAACAGATTTGCGTAAGCAAGAGGGGGATTTGGTCCTGCTGTGCTGGGGCCTGGCTTTGCCGTGGCCGGTGAGAAGGAGGAGAAGAAGCGCTTTGAGGGATTCGCGGAGGTGGGGGGTTGGCAGGAGGGCCAGGAGGGTTCAGAGTAGAGAATGGGCCGTTTGGGTCATGGCACCCTTCATCCGAAGGGAACCCGGCGGCCCTTTTCAAGTGGTCCCCTGGCGCATGGGTATGCGGGGGGTGGATAAGTGCAAGTTTTGAGTTGTTTCCTCTTGGGGGATTGCAAAAGCAGCCACCCCCGGCCTTCTACCGGGGGTGGCTACCGACCGGGAATCCGCAGTCCCTAAGTTCAGGGATAGCCCTTTTCCCTCCGGCTGTCAATGGCGATGGTGGGAGCGTTGGGTCATAACTTGAGGGCAGGTAGCACCAGCCGGGGCAGGCCCATCTGGGCGGTGAGGAAGTCCACGTAGACCCTCAGGTAGGGCCAGAGGTGGAGAGGCAGGTTCCGCTCCCGGAAGACCCGGAAGAGGGCTTCGTCGGGGAAGGTGGAACTCCGGTAGCGGGCGGCCAGGCGCAGGTGGACGAAGCCGAAGCTCCCCTCTTCGTCCTGGAACTCCAGCCTGAGCTCCAGGCCTGCCTGGAAGCCCTCCTCGGTCCTCGTGGGGCCAAAAGCGGAAAGCCCACCCGGGGCAGGGCCAAAGCGCTTTTTGCCCTGTGGAGGACGCTCCAGCTTGGCGTGGACCTCGAGGAGCTCCACCCCCAGGATCTCCAGGCCGGCGATGAAGTTGGCGTAGGCCTCCGGGGAGGGTTCCCCGTCCCCCTTGGTGGAGAGGAGCCCAGCCCGGCGCAGGGTGTTGTAGACCCGTTGGTAGGTGAGGCCAAGCTCCTTGGCGATGGCGGAAACGCTTTTGCCTTCCTGGTAGAGCCTACGGATGGTGGCGGAGGTGTCTTTTTTCATCTTTTAGGCAACGGTAAAGCTTCGTGAGGAGCCAGCTGTGGGGGAGGACCACTCTTCCTCTAGGTTCCCTTCCCATGTTCTTTGCCTCAATCCTTCTGCAAGCCTGGCCACCTCCCTCCTAAGGGAGGTCAACTCCCTTTTGAGGGAGCCCAAGGCGTAGGCTTCTGAGAGCAGGCTTACAATGTACTGGTTCAGGCTTACCCCTTCCGCTCTCGCTTCCTCGTCCAGGCGACGGTGGAGGCCCTTGGGCATGCGCACTAGGATGCGGCCGCTGTACTCCCGCTCGGTGCTGGGTAAGGGAATGGGATCTCCGTGTTCGTAGGCGGTTTCCAGCCAAAGCTGGCGGGCTTCTTCCACATTGGCGAGGGCTTCCTCTGGGGTTTCCCCCACGGAAACACAGCCTTCTAAATCAGGGATGAGGGCGGTAAAGCCTCCTTCCGGTTCAGGTACCAGGAGCACCGGGTACTTTAGGCTCAGGTAGTACTCCAGGGGTTTCTCCACTTCCTTCCGCATCACTCCTCCTCTGCTAGCTCCTCTATGCTTCTGCCTGTGACCCATTCCAAAGCGCTAGCCACCTGCCGCAAGTATGTGCGCGTGACCCTTTGACCACCTCTCTTGGGTACCGTAAGCTGGCGTCCTTTGGGATGGCGGAACTGGTGGTGGCTTCCTTTTGAGCGAACGAGAATAAAGCCGAAGTTCGTAAGGATAGCCTCCACCTCTTCATAGCGCATCTCCGGGGGCAGAGCGAGGAGCTTCTTTAGGAGCTTGTCTTTCTTGCTCACCCCAGCCTCCCGTATGCTACTACCGGTGATATCACTTCGTCAAGGAGTCTGGTTGAAGGGGAGAGTTCCCTGCACCGCCCGCCGGGTTTTGCGGGCCTCCACGCTGAGGTGGCCGTAGCTTCCCGCCAAGAGGTTGAAGTCCTGGGCGTCCGCCAAGCGGCCCTTGCGCTCGGCCAGCCCGTAGAGGCGGTAGGCCAGGGCTCTGGCCCCTTCCGCCAAGGCCTCGGGGGTGCGGGCCAGGAGGCTGGTGGCGGCGGCTTCCCCCTGCTCCTTGAGGGCTTTGATGAGCCCGTGGGCTACCTCCCAGGCGGAGAGGCGGCGGTCCTGGGCGGGGTCCCAGCCCGCGGGGTACTCCTCGGGGCGGAGGAGGCGCACCTTTCCCCCCTTGGCCCGCAGGATGCCTCCCTCCTCCACGGCGGCCACGGAGATGTTCTTGGCCTTGGCTAGGGTTTCCGCGTCCCCGTAGGGGCCTTCGCCGTAGCCGTACTGGTCGTACCAGGCGATGGCGAAGCGGGTGGGGGCGTCCAGCTCCGCCTCCTCCTCAGCCAGGAACTCGTCCAGCACATGGTTGATGAGGGCCAGGGCCTCCCGCACGGGGATGGCGCGGCCATCCGGCTCCAGCACCGCCCCGAAGCGGCTGTAGACGGCCATGCCGGGGCCGATGGCGCTTTGGGCCAGGTCCACGGGGGGAATGCTCCCCTGGGTGAGCTGGCGCAGGGCCAGGGGAAGCTCCCGCCTGAGGGCCCGGAGGAAGTCCTGGCGGGTGGCGGTGGGGGCGTCCTCTGGCCGGGGGCGGCAGACCAGGACGATGGAGGAGGCCAGGGCGTTGGAGTTCTGCCCCCTGGGGCGGTTGGAGAGCTCCGTGCGCATGGGCCAGGTGGCGGTGATCTGGAAGCCCGCGTCCACCAGGCCCTGGAGGAAGGTTTCCCAGCCGGTGGAGGCCACCTTGGGGGCTTCGTCCTCCCCCTCCTCCCCGTCCTCTGCTTCCTGTTGCTTGAAGGCGTAGTAGAGGGAAAGGGGGTAATCCGGGTGGGCCTTGGCCCGGAGGTTGTGGAACACCTGGCGCATGCCCTCCTCAAAGCGGCGCTTGGCCGCCTCCTTGCCCCCTTGGCGGTAGGGGTCGGCCACCAGCTCCTCGGCCTTGGGGGTGAGGAGGGTGCGGAAGAGGGCGGGGTAGGTGGCCCCCAGGGCCTTGCGGAGCCAGACGTAGAAGAAGTCCGAGAGGGCCGCATAGCTGATGTTGTCGTAGTAAGGGGGGTCGGTGGAGATGAGGGGCGGGGTGGGTACCCCGTTCACCGAGTCCAGGGCGTTGGCCTGACGGGCCTGGCCCTCGGAATGGGCGGGGAGGGCTTCCAGGGCCAGGGCCACCCACTCCACCATGCCCTCCCAGGAGCCCGTGGCTTCCCCAAAGGGGTTGGCCTCGGCG
The DNA window shown above is from Thermus tengchongensis and carries:
- a CDS encoding helix-turn-helix domain-containing protein, with translation MVGSARQRAGEAIARRRREPGLTLGEVAQELGASDGYVWKLERGLVNLENVSYGRLTALMRALRWTPEEFTRATGVVVPGLTVEETPGAPPVPLLKVPVWGREDYLVLGLPGVEVDPRDLRALEHGGGFLVYREGEEPNPGELVVVMVRKGEASPYPARFLGLTPRRSYVVETLGCPKDQRTLEKGDFVLHRVVGEVRVWG
- a CDS encoding DUF4160 domain-containing protein translates to MPRLSRFYGIAVAMFYDDHPPPHFHARYGDHEALIGIVDLRVLAGSLPPKAMALVVEWALLHQGELMDNWHRARRREPLVPIPPLV
- a CDS encoding DUF2442 domain-containing protein, which encodes MRLVRIVKVKPLGDYRLLLGFDDGTEGEVAFSPGEFTGVLEPLRDPAFFAQAHPDPEFGSLAWPGEIELDPLVVYERATGRKVVG
- a CDS encoding helix-turn-helix domain-containing protein yields the protein MKKDTSATIRRLYQEGKSVSAIAKELGLTYQRVYNTLRRAGLLSTKGDGEPSPEAYANFIAGLEILGVELLEVHAKLERPPQGKKRFGPAPGGLSAFGPTRTEEGFQAGLELRLEFQDEEGSFGFVHLRLAARYRSSTFPDEALFRVFRERNLPLHLWPYLRVYVDFLTAQMGLPRLVLPALKL
- a CDS encoding type II toxin-antitoxin system HicB family antitoxin, translating into MRKEVEKPLEYYLSLKYPVLLVPEPEGGFTALIPDLEGCVSVGETPEEALANVEEARQLWLETAYEHGDPIPLPSTEREYSGRILVRMPKGLHRRLDEEARAEGVSLNQYIVSLLSEAYALGSLKRELTSLRREVARLAEGLRQRTWEGNLEEEWSSPTAGSSRSFTVA
- a CDS encoding type II toxin-antitoxin system HicA family toxin — encoded protein: MSKKDKLLKKLLALPPEMRYEEVEAILTNFGFILVRSKGSHHQFRHPKGRQLTVPKRGGQRVTRTYLRQVASALEWVTGRSIEELAEEE